One region of Candidatus Rhabdochlamydia sp. T3358 genomic DNA includes:
- a CDS encoding helix-turn-helix domain-containing protein, which translates to MKSYSPSEKLLIEEIMHTLQKVKIAVRNLSVGALISSIRIQLGMSQKALAKRAGVPQSTVSRVEQGQSGSLSTLNKILEAISCDLVIAPLLHDSIDAIRRKQARNVAEKQVRYLKGTMNLEDQQPDSRFIDELIKQEEERLLQGPNAKLWEENV; encoded by the coding sequence ATGAAATCCTATTCTCCTTCAGAAAAGCTTCTTATTGAAGAAATTATGCACACATTGCAGAAAGTGAAAATAGCTGTTAGAAACCTTTCTGTTGGAGCTCTTATTAGCTCTATCCGAATACAGCTAGGAATGTCTCAAAAGGCTCTAGCAAAACGAGCAGGCGTACCTCAGTCGACAGTTTCTCGAGTCGAACAAGGACAGAGCGGAAGTTTATCCACATTGAATAAAATTCTTGAGGCAATTTCATGCGACCTTGTAATTGCACCTCTATTACATGACTCAATTGATGCGATTCGACGCAAGCAAGCAAGAAATGTCGCTGAAAAACAAGTACGTTATCTCAAAGGAACAATGAATCTAGAAGATCAACAGCCTGACTCTCGGTTTATTGATGAGCTAATTAAACAAGAAGAAGAACGTCTCTTACAAGGACCCAACGCTAAATTATGGGAAGAAAATGTTTAA
- a CDS encoding polysaccharide deacetylase family protein: protein MKRRSIWICLTLALIASSYILLLWLKSHRSPQLLGRCIHRIDTLEKVVALTFDDGPSFYTEEILDILRLHKVQATFFLLGQNIEQFPVLAQQIYKEGHEMGNHSYSHQSLIFKSCAFIREEIEKTDQLIKESGYQGIIHFRAPYGRKLLGLAWVLYKSKRSHILFDVIPDDWACPGVATIVNRILAQTKPGSIILFHDGNGDNVAQDRSQTVQALSLIIKELKTAGYQFVTISELLDKISLQSSPPKASYT from the coding sequence ATGAAAAGAAGAAGTATCTGGATTTGTCTTACTTTAGCATTGATTGCCTCCTCTTACATCTTATTGCTATGGCTCAAGAGCCATCGCTCTCCGCAGTTATTAGGAAGATGCATTCATCGTATAGACACTCTTGAGAAAGTGGTTGCTTTAACTTTCGACGACGGCCCCTCTTTTTACACAGAAGAAATTTTGGATATTCTTCGTTTGCATAAAGTACAAGCAACCTTCTTTTTGTTAGGACAAAACATCGAGCAATTTCCAGTCCTTGCACAACAAATCTATAAAGAAGGACATGAAATGGGTAATCACAGCTATTCTCATCAATCTCTTATTTTTAAATCTTGTGCCTTTATACGAGAAGAAATCGAAAAAACAGATCAGCTTATTAAGGAATCTGGCTACCAAGGTATCATTCATTTCAGAGCTCCCTATGGGAGAAAACTTCTTGGGCTTGCCTGGGTTCTCTATAAATCCAAAAGATCTCATATCCTCTTTGACGTGATTCCAGACGATTGGGCCTGTCCCGGTGTTGCTACTATCGTAAATCGCATTCTAGCTCAAACAAAACCTGGGTCAATTATTCTTTTCCACGACGGCAATGGAGACAATGTAGCACAAGATAGATCACAGACTGTTCAAGCTCTATCCCTTATTATTAAAGAGTTAAAAACAGCTGGATACCAATTTGTCACAATTTCAGAACTTTTGGATAAGATATCTCTTCAATCATCACCTCCAAAAGCATCTTATACTTAA